The following is a genomic window from Staphylococcus capitis subsp. capitis.
ATTTACAATTAATAGAAGAGCATAATTAAACTAAAAAATGGGAGATACGATAGCTAAAAATAATGCTACGCATCTCCCAAGTTCTTATTAAGACTCTATTAAAAACTCATCCACAATTAAATTATATTTGTTTGTCTAAGTGAACAATGTGAGTAATATTAGTTCTATTTTATAATTCTTATAAAGCTTAATATTTTGAAAGATCTAGTGAACCAACGACTTCTTCATCACGTAAATCATTATCTTGCATTGTTACTTTACCATTAGATTTGTAGACTTTAATGATTTGTAAACCGCCAACACCAGTAGTATGTATTGCTGGTATTTTGTAATAGTTACCTTTGTCGATGATTTTGCCAACTACACTAATGCTACCTGGTCTGCCATGAGTTCCTTTAATTGCTTCTTTTACAGCATCATTGACAAGTACTGAATGAGTATCTGCCTTTTTTAAGTTAATGTGACCTGCATTTTCAGTTTTATGAGTATCGTTATCTTCAAATGTTACTTTACCACTAGATTTATAAACTTTAATAATTTTTAAACCACCAGCTCCAGCAGATTCATAAGCCGGAATTTCGTAATAACTACCTTTATCAGTTATAGCTCCAGTTGTTTCAAGACTGTCATTTACATAATCAAAATGTTGAGAAACTTGAGTACGAGCTAAGTCAATAATGTAATTAGAGTTTTGTGCACTTGCATGAGCTGAATTTGGACTTGCTACTTAGATTGATCCTGTGATAGCTAATGCTGAAATTGTAGTTAAAGCTTTCTTTTTCATAAAATAACGCCCTCCTGAAATTTTTAATCATTTTGCATTATTAACGTAACATAAATGTAATAATATATGTTTTGAATTTACAAAATATTTACATTTATTATAGATTGATTTAACATTCTATAATTTTTTAAATAAAGAAAATTTTAAAAAATAATTGAGTAAAGTTAAATCTAAATCAAAAAAAGCACCTAAAAAGTTAAATTGAAATCTAACTTTTTAGGTGTGTCTTACTTGAGAGAAATATTTTAATTATATTATTGTTCAGCTTTTAAAACTCGAGTCATTTCTTCAATTTTACCTGCATGTAATGAGATGTGTAATGCATTAAGCACTAAAAGTTCTTCTAATGTTTTACAACCTGCGATAGGCTGGTTAATTTCTTTTTTGAGCTCTTTATCAGTTAAATGTGTAGCTCTTTCAGGTAATGTTTTAATGTCATTTAAAATGCTTTCGATTGAAGGAACTTCATCATTTCCCCAATCAGATGGCTTAGTTCCAGTTCCGAACAATTTACTATATTTATCAACATCAACAACTTCTTGATTACCCATTGCAAGTGCTTCTTCAAATACAGTTAGTACGTGACCATATTGCCAATGTAGTGTATTTGGGAAGACACTGTCATCTTTATCTAATACTTTCATAACATCCCACTTATCATAAACATCTTTAATATAACTTACACTAAAGTCTATAACGTTATAAACAGTTTTAGTCATTTTATACACCCTTTCAAGTGATTTCTAAAAAATTGCTTGCAACATGAGTCTACCCGCTTTTAAAAATGACTACGCATATAATGACGAAGCTATTTGAATTCATATGTAGACTTTGTTTATTATAAAAGTAAACAAAAGGAATATAGGTGAAATGATGTATAAATACTTTAAAAGAAATCGTTTCTCAACGAAAAGTTCTGATATTAAAGATGATTCTGGAAAAATAGTCGGTACCATTCAGAAAAAATTTAATAATATTTTTCAACGGTTGGTTAGTTTTTTTACATTAGGTTTTAAATTTAATCGATTCGTAATTTATGATCATAATGGTGATGTAAAAGCGAGTGTCAAAGTAAAAACGATAATGGCGCAAAAGCGTTTTGATGTTACATATGTTTCAAATAACGGGGAATCACAAGTTTTATTTGATAAGCAAAGTAATGGTCGTGGAGAAACTTATGGAATATTGAAATTTGATGGTAGAATCCTCAATATTCATTCAGACGAGAATAAATATACAGTGATAAAAGATTCTAAACAAGATAAAGAAATCGCAAGTTGGAAACAAAATGGTGACTATGCATATGTTGAGGGAAAAAGTGAGTTATATGAAAAGAATCATTTATTATTTATATTGATTTTGCATTCTTTCGCGAATGTTCATGTATCGCACAGTATTCTGAATCCATTTAATCCAGATACTACTGGCTCCCCAATTATATAAAATGTGTAAAAATTAGTACCTGGTGTTAAAAGTTTCGATATGATACGCTCTAATTATTCACGAAGATAAATAGGGGAGTTATATATGAATTCATTAGCAAGAGTTACTGCTCAAGGTGCATATGTGCCTAATAAAGTTTTAGATAATTATGAGCTTGAAAGAATGGTTGAGACCAATGATGAATGGATAGTCCAAAGAACCGGTATTAGAGAAAGACGAATCGCAGATGAACAAGAGCAAACAAGTGACTTAGCCTATTATGCGGTTAAAGATTTGGAAAATAAGTACAACGTTGACATCACTGATGTGGACTTTATCATAGTTGCTACCCTTACTCCTGATTTTAAAACACCAAGTGTTGCGTCTTATATTCAATATAAATTAGGTATTGAACATGCCGGCGCTATAGATCTCAATGCGGCTTGTGCAGGTTTTACATATGGATTACAATTAGCTAATTCATTAATTAGTTCAGGTATGCATCATAAAATTTTAGTTATAGGCGCTGAAACGCTTTCTAAAATTTCAGATTATACTGATCGTTCAACTTGTATCTTGTTTGGAGATGGTGCAGGTGCATTTCTAGTAGAAAGTAACAAAGACCAATCAAGTTTTATTGGACAAACCAATGGATCTAATGGTGGTAAGGGTAAAAATCTCTATGCTACGCACACTGCTAATCAATTCGACAATGAAACATTAAATGACCATGGTCTTATTGTTCAAAACGGTCGAGAGGTTTATAAATGGGCAGTAACTACAGTACCTAGAGAAGTCAATCGACTTTTAGATAAAGTGAAGATAGATATCAATCATATCGATTGGTTTGTACCTCATAGTGCAAATCAGAGAATGTTAGAATCAATTGCTCATAAACTTCATTTACCTAAAGAAAAATTATTAACAAGTATTCAATATTTTGGAAACACATCTTCAGCATCAATTCCTTTAGCTATAGACTCAGCCATGAAAGAACAAAAAATTAAAAATGGAGATAAGCTCTTATTATTTGGTTTTGGTGGGGGCTTAGCCTATTCAGGCTTGGTTGTAGAGTGGAACGTACCTACCGCTTAAAGATAATCTAAAATGTAAATAGCGATGAAGGCCATCATAAAAATAGGCATTCATCGCTTATTTTATTATTGCATATAATTAGTGCGTCTCACCCATAGCAACTTTAATATCTTCTTCTCGTGATATCGCCTTGATAGCAGAGGTTAATCCTTTAGTGATTGTATCGATAGACATTGATGGTTTCTCAGGTTTATCAGTAACTTGTTCTGGAATGTAAGGTACATGAATAAAACCAAACAATAAGTCTGGATAAGACGTATCTGCTAAATAACCTAGTTGATATAATATATGATTACATACAAATGTTCCCGCAGTATTTGATAATCTGGCAGGTACTCCTGCTCTTTTAATAGCTTCTACCATTTTTTTAACAGGTAAATTTGAGAAATAAGCCGGCGCGCCGTCTTCTTTTATTACTTTATCAATAGGTTGGTTACCTTTATTATCTGGAATACGAGCATCATCAATATTTAACCCTACGCGCTCAGGTGTGATTTCGAAACGACCTCCAGCTTGACCAATTGCTAGAACAACGTCATAAGTGTCTTCTTTCAACGCCTTACAGATAATGTTTTTAGATTCATGAAAGACAGTGGGAATTTCTAATTTAGTGATGACATGTTCGCCGATGTGCGTATCAAGACGATGTACGGCTTCTAAAGCAGGATTTGTGGATTCGCCATCAAATGCATCAAACGCAGTTACTAATATTTTCAAACTCAACGCCTCACTCTCAAATTCAATCATTTAGTTCCATTTTAAAATGATTCTTCACATAAAAACAACTCCGCTACACCTATGTAAGGATAGCGAAGTTGGCATATAAACACTTCAATGATGACTTAAGCGTGGGCATGCTCAGGAACGTCTTTAAAGTTCTCTAGGCGACGATTCCATTCTTCATTACTGATATCATGTTTTGCAACATAACGATTACGTTCGTGTTTCGCACAGTCGTATGAGCATGCGCCTAAGTATTTTTCTTCATTTTCTTCAGATACAAGGATTTGTTTGTTACATTCTGGGTTAGCACAATTAATGTAACGTTCACATGGTGTACCGTCGAAATGCTCTTTACCGATAACTGTTTTCTCAACTTGGTTAACATCTACACTTATACGTTCATCGAAAACGTACATTTTACCATCCCAGTATTCACCCTTAGTTTCAGGGTCTTTACCGTAAGTCGCAATGCCGCCATGTAGTTGGCCTACATTTTCGAAGCCTTCCTTAACTAACCAGCCAGAGAATTTCTCACAACGGATACCACCAGTACAATATGTCACGATATTTTTACCATCAAATTGATCTTTATTGTTGCGAATCCAATCTGGTAAATCACGGAAACGTGTAATATCAGGACGAATTGCACCACGGAAGTGTCCTAAATCGAATTCGTAGTCGTTACGTGCATCTAAAATAACAGTATCTTCATCTTCTAAAGCTTCTTTAAATTCTTTAGGTGAATAATATTTACCTGTAGTTACGCGTGGGTCTACATCATCTTCTAAACCTAAAGCAACGATTTCTGTTCTTGGTCGAACGTGCATTTTCTTGAATGCATGACCTTCAGCTTCATCAATTTTGAATGTTAAATCAGCGAAACGTTCATCCGCATACATATGTTCGATATATTTATCTGTGTCTTCTTTTGTACCAGATAAAGTACCATTAATGCCTTCAGTAGAAACTAAAATTCTACCTTTTAAATTATTTTCTTTACAGAATTCTAAGTGCTCTGACGCAAATGTTTCTGGGTCATCAATTGTTACGTATTTATAGTATAAAAGTACTCTATAATCCATTCTTACATTCTCCTCTTTTATTTCTTCTCTATATATGGGGCGATGATTTATAAATATTATTTTGTAGACAAACTAACATGACATAAACAAACTGTTAGAAAATCCTTCTCAATCGAGAAGTCGAAATGCATAAAACGTTGATGAGTGGTAAAAGGGCTTGTCTAAAGTCTGATATTAATACTGTTTACATTTTTTCCATTATAATATTGTACCAAAATGATAAATAGTTTCAATATGCTAGCTTATAAATCATTATTAAAGTTGATATTTTTTGAAAATGCAATCAAATATCGCGACATTTTTTAAGAAAATAAAATAAAAAAATAACCGTTATAATACCGCTCTAATGACAATTAAGTTGAGTTCTTATAAAATGGTATCAAAGTTTAAATGAGAGAAAGCGGGGATTAGACGATGGCTATTCAAGATTTACCAACTTTAAAATATACAGGGAAATCGGCAAGTGTTGCACCAATAGTGTCTGAAAATGAGTTGCAAACAGTGACTGCAGAACCTTGGATTAAAATTTCGGATAGAGGATTACAATTAGAAGGCTTAAATTTCGATCGCGAAGGCAATTTATTCTTATTAGATGTCTTTGAAGGTAATATATTTAAAGTGAATACATCTACCAAAGAAGTGACTCGACCATTCGTGTCTGAAAAAGCGAATCCAGCAGCTATTAAAGTTCATAAAGATGGACGTTTATTTATATGTTATTTAGGCGACTTTAAGACGACAGGTGGTATTTTCTCAACTACTGAAGAAGGCGAACAATTTGAAGAAATTGTTTCTGAATTAAGCACAGAATACTGTATTGACGATATGGTATTTGATAGTAAGGGTGGTTTCTACTTCACTGATTTCAGAGGATACTCAACAAATCCTCTAGGCGGTGTTTATTATGTATCACCAGACTTCAAGACAATTACACCAGTGATACAGAATATCTCAGTTGCAAACGGTGTCGCATTAAGTACTGATGAACGCGTATTGTGGGTGACTGAAACAACTACAAATCGTCTTCATCGTATTGAATTAGAAGAAGATGGTGTGACTATTGCACCATTTGGCGCCACGATTCCATATTACTTTACAGGTCATGAAGGGCCAGATTCATGTTGTATCGATAGTGATGATAACCTTTATGTGGCAATGTATGGTCAAGGTCGTGTCTTAGTCTTTAATAAAAAGGGTTACCCAATTGGTCAGATCCTAATGCCAGGCCGTGATGAAGGTAAAATGCTACGTTCAACGCATCCACAATTTATTCCAGGTACAAATCAATTGTTAATTTGTACAAATGATATTGAGAATAACTCTGAAGGCGGTTCAATGATTTATACGGTCAATGGATTTGCTAAAGGTCATCAAAGTTACCAATTTCAATAGATGCAAATTTTTTAAGAACAAGTTAATTATTAGAGATATAAATAAAAAATCAGGCTATAGCCCATCAATAAACAACCCCTCACTATAAGCGATGATAGTGAGGGGTTTAACTCATTTATAATTGTGTTTTACTATTTAAGAGATAAAATGATGGATATGTTTATTTTATTAATCTTCTAAACTGAATTCAGCTGATGCTTCAAATTTTACTTCTTTACCTAACATTACGCCGCCAGTTTCTAATGTTTGGTTGAAGCTCATGCCATATTTTTCACGGTCAATTGTACCTGTAACAATAAATCCTGTTACTTGTGAACCGTTCATTGGATTTTTACTAATACCATTAAATTCAACATCGAAAGTTTCTTCGTGTGTTTCACCTTTAATAGTTAAATCGCCCGTTACTTTGTTCTCTGAAACTTCTTTTGTTTCAAATGTCCATTTGTCGTTTTCATCTGTTGCGAAGAAGTCACCAGATTTCAAGTGATTATCTCTATCTTCATTTTGCGTGTCGACTGAGCTTGGAATGATAGTTGCAGTTGCTTTAAGTGAACTTAAGTCGTTAATATCTCCATCTAATTGAACATCATATTGGGAGAAAGTACCTTTCACTTTAGATACCATTAAATGTTTGATTTGGAATTGAATATCACTATGTGCTTGATCAAATGTGAATTGAGTCATGATTACATTACCCCTTTTTCATAAGTTTTTAAGTATAATAATTATACCTGATATAATTATTATAAAATCGTTTGCTCAAGTTGCAATCAATAAGTTCTCAATATACTCATTTTTGAAAAATAACTTCTATTAAACATTTACCAATTTTGAGTCATTGTTAGCTGTTATTTTTATAAAAAGAGATGTGTAAAACTTTATTATCTAGGGAATAATCGTTGTGATAAACAATTTCTAAAGAGGTGAAGAAATATGAAAGATATCTCAAGAGGTATCAAGCATATTGGTTTAACTGTACCGGATATAGAGGAAGCCACTGAATTCTTCAAAAAGGGTTTAGACGGAAAGATTGCCTATGATAGTCAAAGAAAAGATGAGAAACCACGTAGTGGTAAAGATGTAGAAAAAATATTGGGCATGAGTAAAGGTGCTCAAATCGTACATAAACGGATGATGGTATTTGGGAATGGTCCAAATATTGAGATGTTTGAATTCCAAAATGCAAAGCAACGAAAACCTGAAGCACTTCAAGATATTGGTTATACACATTTATCGTTTTATGTAGATGACTTTGAAGTGGCTGTAGCTAAAGTAAGATCAGCCGGTGGAGAACTTATTTCTGAGCCTCATAGTAATACGAGATATGAAGACACCGAAGGGAATCAAACAGTATATGTTAAAACACCATGGGGAAGTCTCATTGAATTACAAACCGTTCCAAATGGATTTTATTATCCTCCAGATAATGAAGCGGAACTCTTTACGCCAAGTGAATAATATATATTAAGTTTAACTTTTTATTATGTGAAACTGAGATAGTTCATCTGTCTCAGTTTATTTTTATAAAAATAATTTTTTAGATAGTAAAAGAATGAGTGTGTATAACTAGTGATTATCAAACTATACATAAAAACCCCCTTCAAAGTGGCTCTCTTTGAAGGGGTAGGGGAAATAAGGTTAATTTAGTTTCAACTTTTTGTTACTTCTAACTTTTACAATATTTATTAAGGGTTTTGGGGTCAGGAGAGAGCCCCAAGTAAGGACTTTAATATTTTATATTTTACAGGGAAAGGGTTAATTATTTAGATTTATAATAAATTAATTCTAAATCTTTTGATGTTTGTTTACGAGTTTCTCTCATTAATTGAACATCATCTATAAGTGATTGACCATATGAAGGAATCATATTTTGTAATTTAGGTTTCCATTCATTTTCGTAGTCAGCGAAGTTTCGTTCTAGAACTTCTAACGCTACAGAAACTGAAGTTGATGCTCCTGGTGATTCTCCTAATAATGCAATAACTGAGTGATCTTCAGAGTTCACAACTTCTGTACCGAATTGAATGAATCCTTTACCGTGCTCAGGTGTATCTTTGATAACTTGAACACGTTTACCTGCAGTGTATAATTGCCAATCTTCGTCACGAGCTTCAGGGTAGAACGTGCGTAAGTGGTTCATACAACCTTCTTTTGTCATCAATACTTGGTCGATTGAATACTTGATTAAAGGTAAATTTTTAACTGCAGATGCAAGTAGTGTTGTAATGTTGTATGGTTTTACAGATTTAAATAAATCTAAGTTAGAACCATTTTTTAAGAATTTAGGACCGATATTCGCAAATGGACCAAATAATAATGTTCTTTCACCATCAATATAACGCGTATCAAGATGAGGTACAGTCATTGGTGGTGTGCCTGGTGGTTCTTTACCATATACTTTAACGTCGTGTTCATTAATGACTTCAGGGTTAGTACAAATTAAGAACTGACCGCTAATAGGGAAACCACCGAGGTGCTTGCTTTCAGGGATACCAGTTTTTTGTAATAGTGGAATAGCGCCACCGCCAGCACCTATAAAGACGTAATCCGCGAATACAGTTTCCTCTGAACCATTGTTACGGTTTCTTACTTTCACTTCCCAGATGCCGTCTTGACGTCGGTTGAAATCAATGACTTCATGATTATATTGAACATCAGCATTAGGATGTTGCTCAATATTTTTAGCCATTTTACGTGTTAACTCACCATAGTTAACATCGGTACCTTCGTCAATTTTGCTAGCTGCCATGATTTCATTGCCAGTACGACCTTTCATCATCAATGGCATCCATTTTCTCATTTCTTCGATATCTTCCGTATATTCGATGTTGTCAAACATAGGGAAGTTACGCATCGCTTCGTAACGGTCTTTTAAGAATTTAACGTTATTCTTACCTCTTACGAAACTAATGTGAGGAAGTGGATTAATAAATTCTCTAGGGTTATCAATGTTGCCACTTTTCACAAGGTGTCCCCAGAATTGCTTAGAAATCTCAAATTGTTCATTGATTTCTTTCGCTTTTTCTATATCAATTGAACCATCCGGTTGTTGAACTGTATAATTCAGTTCGCATAACGCAGCATGTCCAGTACCGGCATTGTTTCTTTCGTTAGAACTTTCAATACCTGGACGATCTAAACGTTCATAGAGTTTGATGTTCCAATTAGGTTCTAATTCTTTAATCATAGAACCGAATGTCGTACTTAAGACACCAGCGCCAATAATAACTATGTTTTTTGACTCATTGTTAGCCATTTTTTGCTCACCTTTCTTAAAATAGAACTCGTGCAAAAATAATTAAATTATTGCGCTGAGTCTTATTATAATTGCTAACAATCTATAACAAAAATACATATTTTCAATAATACCTATTCCATTTTGTAATAATTTAGACATAATATGCTCATTGATTAGACACAAATTAGGAGTAGAACTTGAATTTAATCATATGTCCTACTCCTAATAAATGAGAAGATGGCTACCATAAGTTGGAGCCCCGTCAGCAAGAAGGGCTAGAATTGAAAGAAGCTTGATATAAGCACATTTTCAGTACAACCATCTACAGCATATATATTAATAAATAAGACTGCGACAATCATTTATGCCCAGCCTCAAATTTTATTCATTAATGCATGAGAGAGTATGATTAATAACTCTTCTATTGGTTTACTACTTTCATTTAAAATATGGAAGCTCACTTGTCCTTCATTTTTAGCCCAATGAGATAGTTTTTCATTCTCATAATTCGTAATAGTACATGTTTCTGGGCTCGTCTTTTTAATAAAATAATCTTCATTATCATAAGTGAATTTAACCGGTTTGTTCACCAATGTGAACTCTTTCATCTCAATATGAGTACCTCTGTAATTACAATGAATCTCTCTAAAGTTTCTAAAATTTGGAATACATTTAGAAGTAAATATTACATTTTTCTCTAAATCCCTAACGACATAAGAGGTATATATTCCTGCTTGAGGAATAATGATGTCTAACCCTTTAATAAATGGGTTAGGGTACGATTTACGTATGTATAAATAGAGATTCCCATCATCATACATCGTTTTCCATCTCGTATCAAAGTAATTGCTGAGTGTATAAGTAATCATCCTTCATCAACCTTCGATTTGTAAATTTTCATTATAAATATATTCCCTATTTTTAGGAAAATAAAAACTAAAATCATAAATTTTTTAAATTAAATAGATCTAAATAAAATAAAACACTATACGAGATAGTTTAACGAGCGTGGCTATGTCGTCGCATAGAGTTTTAATGTGTAAATGAGTTAGCTAAAAATTTCTCATTAAGTCTTACATTTGTAGGTGAGGGTGTGAGGCTTAGGTTTGTCTGAGGTAAGACATCCTGCATGCTAGCTCAACGTTGAATTTATAACTAGTTTGAAGTAAAAGTTAGAAAAAAGGGTATATGCTAAAAAGTCAGTAATAAACAAATTGAGGTGGTGAGTATATGTTAGAAACCGATAGACTTTACTTATTAAAACCAGATATTGAGCATCTTGATGCGCTTTTCCAACTACATACGAATAATGAATCAACAAAATACACTCCTAAAGGTATACACGAGAACAAAGATATTACTAAAGGATTTATAAAAGGTTGGAGAAGACATTGGGAAGAAAATGACTTTGGATACTTTATGTTAATAGCCAAAGATACTGGAGAATTAGTAGGGATGAGTGGTTTTGAATACCGCACCATTAATTATCAATTATTCTTAAACTTGTATTATAGACTTTTTCCAAAATATACAGGTGAAGGATTAGCTACTGAAGCAATCGAAATGATATCACGATGGATGAAACAATTTGATGCAGTAACACTAAAACTTATACGAACGAATCAGGTCAATGAATCTTCTATTAAGCTTGCCGAACGTTTAGGATATGAATTAAATGATACGTGGAATAATATTATAAATGATGGGGATCGTTGTTATTTTAAGCAACAGTTAAATGTTCCTTTGTAAATATTTACGTTATTGAGTGAGATAATTTTTATCTCGCTCTTTTTTT
Proteins encoded in this region:
- a CDS encoding bacillithiol transferase BstA; the protein is MTKTVYNVIDFSVSYIKDVYDKWDVMKVLDKDDSVFPNTLHWQYGHVLTVFEEALAMGNQEVVDVDKYSKLFGTGTKPSDWGNDEVPSIESILNDIKTLPERATHLTDKELKKEINQPIAGCKTLEELLVLNALHISLHAGKIEEMTRVLKAEQ
- a CDS encoding ketoacyl-ACP synthase III, with the protein product MNSLARVTAQGAYVPNKVLDNYELERMVETNDEWIVQRTGIRERRIADEQEQTSDLAYYAVKDLENKYNVDITDVDFIIVATLTPDFKTPSVASYIQYKLGIEHAGAIDLNAACAGFTYGLQLANSLISSGMHHKILVIGAETLSKISDYTDRSTCILFGDGAGAFLVESNKDQSSFIGQTNGSNGGKGKNLYATHTANQFDNETLNDHGLIVQNGREVYKWAVTTVPREVNRLLDKVKIDINHIDWFVPHSANQRMLESIAHKLHLPKEKLLTSIQYFGNTSSASIPLAIDSAMKEQKIKNGDKLLLFGFGGGLAYSGLVVEWNVPTA
- the pcp gene encoding pyroglutamyl-peptidase I, producing MKILVTAFDAFDGESTNPALEAVHRLDTHIGEHVITKLEIPTVFHESKNIICKALKEDTYDVVLAIGQAGGRFEITPERVGLNIDDARIPDNKGNQPIDKVIKEDGAPAYFSNLPVKKMVEAIKRAGVPARLSNTAGTFVCNHILYQLGYLADTSYPDLLFGFIHVPYIPEQVTDKPEKPSMSIDTITKGLTSAIKAISREEDIKVAMGETH
- a CDS encoding rhodanese-related sulfurtransferase, with product MDYRVLLYYKYVTIDDPETFASEHLEFCKENNLKGRILVSTEGINGTLSGTKEDTDKYIEHMYADERFADLTFKIDEAEGHAFKKMHVRPRTEIVALGLEDDVDPRVTTGKYYSPKEFKEALEDEDTVILDARNDYEFDLGHFRGAIRPDITRFRDLPDWIRNNKDQFDGKNIVTYCTGGIRCEKFSGWLVKEGFENVGQLHGGIATYGKDPETKGEYWDGKMYVFDERISVDVNQVEKTVIGKEHFDGTPCERYINCANPECNKQILVSEENEEKYLGACSYDCAKHERNRYVAKHDISNEEWNRRLENFKDVPEHAHA
- a CDS encoding SMP-30/gluconolactonase/LRE family protein gives rise to the protein MAIQDLPTLKYTGKSASVAPIVSENELQTVTAEPWIKISDRGLQLEGLNFDREGNLFLLDVFEGNIFKVNTSTKEVTRPFVSEKANPAAIKVHKDGRLFICYLGDFKTTGGIFSTTEEGEQFEEIVSELSTEYCIDDMVFDSKGGFYFTDFRGYSTNPLGGVYYVSPDFKTITPVIQNISVANGVALSTDERVLWVTETTTNRLHRIELEEDGVTIAPFGATIPYYFTGHEGPDSCCIDSDDNLYVAMYGQGRVLVFNKKGYPIGQILMPGRDEGKMLRSTHPQFIPGTNQLLICTNDIENNSEGGSMIYTVNGFAKGHQSYQFQ
- a CDS encoding YceI family protein; this encodes MTQFTFDQAHSDIQFQIKHLMVSKVKGTFSQYDVQLDGDINDLSSLKATATIIPSSVDTQNEDRDNHLKSGDFFATDENDKWTFETKEVSENKVTGDLTIKGETHEETFDVEFNGISKNPMNGSQVTGFIVTGTIDREKYGMSFNQTLETGGVMLGKEVKFEASAEFSLED
- a CDS encoding VOC family protein, producing MKDISRGIKHIGLTVPDIEEATEFFKKGLDGKIAYDSQRKDEKPRSGKDVEKILGMSKGAQIVHKRMMVFGNGPNIEMFEFQNAKQRKPEALQDIGYTHLSFYVDDFEVAVAKVRSAGGELISEPHSNTRYEDTEGNQTVYVKTPWGSLIELQTVPNGFYYPPDNEAELFTPSE
- the lqo gene encoding L-lactate dehydrogenase (quinone), whose translation is MHEFYFKKGEQKMANNESKNIVIIGAGVLSTTFGSMIKELEPNWNIKLYERLDRPGIESSNERNNAGTGHAALCELNYTVQQPDGSIDIEKAKEINEQFEISKQFWGHLVKSGNIDNPREFINPLPHISFVRGKNNVKFLKDRYEAMRNFPMFDNIEYTEDIEEMRKWMPLMMKGRTGNEIMAASKIDEGTDVNYGELTRKMAKNIEQHPNADVQYNHEVIDFNRRQDGIWEVKVRNRNNGSEETVFADYVFIGAGGGAIPLLQKTGIPESKHLGGFPISGQFLICTNPEVINEHDVKVYGKEPPGTPPMTVPHLDTRYIDGERTLLFGPFANIGPKFLKNGSNLDLFKSVKPYNITTLLASAVKNLPLIKYSIDQVLMTKEGCMNHLRTFYPEARDEDWQLYTAGKRVQVIKDTPEHGKGFIQFGTEVVNSEDHSVIALLGESPGASTSVSVALEVLERNFADYENEWKPKLQNMIPSYGQSLIDDVQLMRETRKQTSKDLELIYYKSK
- a CDS encoding GNAT family N-acetyltransferase; this encodes MLETDRLYLLKPDIEHLDALFQLHTNNESTKYTPKGIHENKDITKGFIKGWRRHWEENDFGYFMLIAKDTGELVGMSGFEYRTINYQLFLNLYYRLFPKYTGEGLATEAIEMISRWMKQFDAVTLKLIRTNQVNESSIKLAERLGYELNDTWNNIINDGDRCYFKQQLNVPL